GTCGGCATGGTGTTCCAGAAGCCGACGCCGTTCCCCATGTCGATCTACGACAACATCGCCTTCGGCGTGAAGCTGTACGAATCGCTGTCGAAGTCGGAAATGGACGACCGCGTGGAATGGGCACTGCAGAAGGCCGCGCTGTGGAACGAGGCGAAGGACAAGCTGAAGCAGTCCGGCCTCGGCCTCTCCGGCGGCCAGCAGCAACGGCTGTGCATCGCCCGCGCGGTAGCGGTGAAGCCGGAAGTGCTGCTGCTCGATGAACCGACCTCCGCGCTCGATCCGATCTCCACGGCGCACATCGAGGAGCTGGTGCACGAGCTCAAGCAGGACTACACCATCGCCATCGTCACCCACAACATGCAGCAGGCGGCACGGGTCTCCGACTACACCGCCTACATGTACCTGGGCGAGCTGATCGAAGTCGGCGAGACCGACAGCATCTTCACCACGCCGCAGAAGAAGGCAACCGAAGACTACATCACCGGCAAGTTCGGCTGATTGATGATCGCCTGCCGGCAAGGCGGCCCTGCGGGGCCGCCTTTTTCATGCGCACTCGTCGGCCAAAGGTGCGCTCGCCCGGCCCAAGGCATATGGTATTCAGCGACACCCGCACCGGGTGCCATGATGTCGAATCACCAGCAGGAGCACATCATGCGCGTCACTTTGTATGGGCCCAATAGCGCCCTCTGCCACAGCGCCGAAGTGGTCGTCCGCCAGACGCTGAAAGCCGCCGGTGCCGATTTCCAGCTGGAAACCGTGCGCGACTTCACTCCGGTTCACTGTACAGCCCCGCCGGAGTTCGCCATCGACGGCAATATCGTCAGCTACGGCCATGTGCCGACGCCAGCCGAAGTCCTGGGCTGGCTGGAACGGCACTGAACTGCAACCTAAAAAACGCCGCAATCGCGGCGTTTTTCATTGGAGCGGGCTCTCGTCAATCAGCACTGGCTTCGCTGGTGACCACACCGGCAATGCGATCGGCCCACTGCTGGGCCACGCCGGCATCGACGTGCTCGACCATCACCCGGATTACCGGCTCGGTGCCGGACGGCCGCAGCAGTACCCGGCCATCGTTGCCCATCGCGCCTTCGGCCTGCGTCACCGAATCGGCAATCGCGCCGGAGGCCTTGAAGTCGAAACCCTTGGCGATACGCACGTTCTTCAACACCTGGGTCGATAGCGCAAGTGAATCGGACTGCGCCGACAGGCTGCTACCCTGCTCGATCACCGCCTCCAGCACCTGCAATGCGGAAACGATGCCGTCGCCGGTGGTATGGCGATCAAGGCTGAGCAAATGACCGGAGCCTTCGCCACCGAGCAGCCAGCCATTGGCCTGCAACCGCTCCAGCACATAGCGATCACCAACCTTGGCCCGCTCGAAGCCGATGCCCTGGGCCTTGAGCGCGTTTTCCACGCCAAGGTTGGTCATCAACGTACCGATCACGCCACCGCCCAACGTGCCGCGCGAATGGCGGTGTCGCGCCAGCACGTACAGCAGCATGTCGCCGTCGATGATCGAGCCATCGCCGTCGACCATGATCAGCCGGTCACCATCGCCGTCAAGCGCAATGCCGTAGTCAGCACCCTGCGCCAGCACGGTCTTGCGTAGCAGATCGACGTGGGTGGCGCCACATTCCTCGTTGATGTTGAAGCCGTTGGGTTGATTGCCGATGGTGACGATCTCGGCACCCAGCTCATGGAACACTTGCGGTGCCACCTGATAGGTAGCGCCGTGCGCGCAATCGACCACCAGCTTGAGGCCGCGTAGGTCCAATTCATTGGGGAACGTCGACTTGCAAAACTCGATATAGCGACCAGCCGCGTCATTCATGCGGCGCGACTTGCCCAAGTGCTTGGACGACACGCACGGTTGTGGCTCGTCGATGGCATCCTCGATCGCCGCCTCGACCTCGTCGTCGAGCTTCTTGCCACCAGCGCCAAAGAACTTGATCCCGTTATCGTAGTAGGGGTTGTGCGAGGCAGAGATCACCACGCCTGCGGACAGCCGCAATGCGCGTGTCAAATGGGCCACGCCAGGCGTCGGCAGCGGGCCGGTGAGGAACACGTCGACGCCGGCGGCATTGAGGCCAGCCTGCAGCGCCGCTTCCAGCATGTAGCCGGACACACGGGTGTCCTTGCCGATCAGCACCGCGGCATGTTCACCGTTCTGCCGCTTTTCCGATGCGGCCAGCACGCGGCCGGCAGCATAGCCCAGCTTCATCGCAAAATCGGGGGTGATCGGGTACTCGCCGACGAGACCACGTACACCATCGGTGCCAAAGTATTTGCGAGCCATGAGCGGCGCGACTCCTGTCAAATTGAGCGTGATTGAAATACGGTTGAAAGTTTTTCGGCGGCTATTTTAAGGCGGACCACACCGACAGCGCATCCTTTGTTTCCCTGACGTCATGCACCCGTACAATATGCGCACCGGCGAAAGCAGCGACCACGGCGGCCGCCACGCTGGCCGGCATGCGCTCATCGACCGGACGACCGGTGATCTGGCCCAGCATGGTCTTGCGCGAAACGCCCACCAGCATCGCGCATTCCAGTTGCGGAATCATGTCCGGCAAGGCTCGGAACAGCGCAGCATTGTGTTCCAGCGTCTTGCCGAAGCCAAAGCCGGGATCGAGCACGATGCGCTCGCGGGCAATGCCGACATTCAGCGCCGCATCACGCCGCCTGGCCAAGTAGGCAGTGACCTCGCCGACCACGTCGGCATACTCGGGGGTGTGCTGCATCGTTTGCGGCTCGCCGCGCTTGTGCATCAGGCAGACCGCCGCGCCACTGGCCGCGACCAGCGACAGCGCCCCCTCCCCTTCCAGCGCCGAGACGTCATTGATCAGGTCGATGCCGACCTCCAGCCCCGCCCGCATCACCGCAGGGCGACGGGTATCCACCGACAGCGGCACATTGAGACTCTGCAATGCGGCCAGCACCGGCACCACGCGCGCAACCTCCTCATCCTCACTGACATGGGCGGCTCCCGGGCGTGTCGACTCGCCGCCGATATCCAGCAGGTCCGCGCCATCAGCCACCAAGCGCTCGGCATGAGCCACGGCCTTGGCAACCGAATCGTAACGGCCACCATCGGAGAAGGAATCGGGTGTGACATTGACGATGCCCATGATTCGCGGGCGATCGAGCGGCAGGCTGAAGCGGCCACATTGCAAGGCGTACATGCACTCTCCTCTTGCAGGAAAAACAAAGGCGGCCTTGCGGCCGCCTCGGTTGGACTCGGTGGAATCAGCCCTCGATCACCGGCGTGGTCGTCGCGGTCGGGGCATCGCCACTGGGCTTGTCGTTGCCGGACGGCGCCTTCGGTGGCGGCGGATACTTGGGCGGACGCGGATCACGGCCTTCCATGATGTCGCGCACCTGATCGCGATCGATGGTTTCCCATTCCATCAGCGCGGCGGTCATCTTCTCGACCTTCTCGCGATGGCCTTCCAGCAGCTTTTCCGTCAGCGCGTACTGTTCGTCGATGATACGGCGGATTTCAGCGTCAACCTGCTGCATCGTCGCTTCGGACACATTCTTGTGCGTGGTAACCGAACGGCCGAGGAACACCTCGCCGTCGTTTTCGCCGTAGACCATCGGCCCCATCTTGTCGCTCATGCCATAGCGGGTGACCATGTCGCGCGCCATGCGGGTGGCACGCTCGAAGTCATTTGACGCGCCCGTCGAGATGCGGTGAACGAACAGGTCCTCGGCTACACGGCCACCGAACAGGATGGTGATCTCGTTCAGCATCTGGTCCTTGTAGAGCGAGAACTTGTCGCGCTCCGGCAGCTGCCAGGTCAGACCCAGCGCACGACCGCGCGGCATGATGGTGACCTTGTGTACCGGGTCCGTGCCTTCCAGCAGTTCGGCAACCACGGCGTGGCCCGACTCGTGGTAGGCCGTGGCGCGACGCTCGTCCTCGGTCATCACCATGGTGCGGCGTTCCGGCCCCATGTAAATCTTGTCCTTGGCCGACTCGAAGTCATCCATGTCGACCAAGCGCTTGTTGCGGCGCGCAGCGAACAGTGCGGCTTCGTTCACCAGGTTGGCGAGGTCGGCACCGGACATGCCTGGCGTGCCGCGTGCCAGCACCGAGGCGTCGACGTCGTTGGAGATCGGTACCTTGCGCATGTGCACACCGAGGATCTGCTCGCGGCCACGGATATCCGGCAGCGGCACCACCACTTGCCGATCGAACCGGCCTGGGCGCAGCAGCGCGGGGTCGAGCACGTCAGGACGGTTGGTCGCGGCGATCACGATGATGCCCGAGTTACCTTCGAAGCCATCCATCTCCACCAGCATCTGGTTCAGCGTCTGCTCGCGCTCGTCGTTACCACCACCCAGGCCGGCACCACGCTGGCGACCGACCGCATCGATTTCATCGATGAAGATGATGCACGGTGCGTTCTTCTTGGCATTCTCGAACATGTCGCGCACGCGCGCCGCGCCCACACCAACGAACATCTCGACGAAGTCCGAACCGGAGATCGAGAAGAACGGCACCTTGGCTTCGCCGGCAATCGCTTTGGCCAGCAAGGTCTTGCCAGTACCCGGCGAGCCCACCATCAGGATGCCACGCGGCATGCGGCCGCCCAGCGATTGATACTTGGACGGATCACGCAGGTAGTCGACGATTTCGGTGACTTCTTCCTTGGCTTCGTCGCAACCGGCCACATCAGCAAAAGTGACGACGTTGTTGCTCTCGTCCAGCATCTTGGCGCGGCTCTTGCCGAAGCTGAACGCACCGCCACGACCGCCACCCTGCATCTGCCGCATGAAGAAGATCCATACGCCGATCAGCAGGATCATCGGGAACCAGCTGATGAAGATGCTCATCAGCATGTTGGGCTCTTCCGCAGCCTTGGACGCGAACTTCACGTTGTGCTTGATCAGCGTATCGACCATGCGGAAGTCGAACGGCGCCACCGTGGTGAACTGCTGACCATCACCGCGCTTGCCGCGGATAACATAGCCACGCAGCAGGTCGCCCTCGATCACGAGCTCGGACACCCTGC
This region of Chitinolyticbacter meiyuanensis genomic DNA includes:
- the pstB gene encoding phosphate ABC transporter ATP-binding protein PstB, encoding MTALNPKLAVKKLDFYYGNFHALKNINLDIYEGKVTAFIGPSGCGKSTLLRTFNRMYGLYPKLRAEGQIVMNGKNLLDSDVDLNMLRAKVGMVFQKPTPFPMSIYDNIAFGVKLYESLSKSEMDDRVEWALQKAALWNEAKDKLKQSGLGLSGGQQQRLCIARAVAVKPEVLLLDEPTSALDPISTAHIEELVHELKQDYTIAIVTHNMQQAARVSDYTAYMYLGELIEVGETDSIFTTPQKKATEDYITGKFG
- a CDS encoding thioredoxin family protein: MRVTLYGPNSALCHSAEVVVRQTLKAAGADFQLETVRDFTPVHCTAPPEFAIDGNIVSYGHVPTPAEVLGWLERH
- the glmM gene encoding phosphoglucosamine mutase; translation: MARKYFGTDGVRGLVGEYPITPDFAMKLGYAAGRVLAASEKRQNGEHAAVLIGKDTRVSGYMLEAALQAGLNAAGVDVFLTGPLPTPGVAHLTRALRLSAGVVISASHNPYYDNGIKFFGAGGKKLDDEVEAAIEDAIDEPQPCVSSKHLGKSRRMNDAAGRYIEFCKSTFPNELDLRGLKLVVDCAHGATYQVAPQVFHELGAEIVTIGNQPNGFNINEECGATHVDLLRKTVLAQGADYGIALDGDGDRLIMVDGDGSIIDGDMLLYVLARHRHSRGTLGGGVIGTLMTNLGVENALKAQGIGFERAKVGDRYVLERLQANGWLLGGEGSGHLLSLDRHTTGDGIVSALQVLEAVIEQGSSLSAQSDSLALSTQVLKNVRIAKGFDFKASGAIADSVTQAEGAMGNDGRVLLRPSGTEPVIRVMVEHVDAGVAQQWADRIAGVVTSEASAD
- the folP gene encoding dihydropteroate synthase, with translation MYALQCGRFSLPLDRPRIMGIVNVTPDSFSDGGRYDSVAKAVAHAERLVADGADLLDIGGESTRPGAAHVSEDEEVARVVPVLAALQSLNVPLSVDTRRPAVMRAGLEVGIDLINDVSALEGEGALSLVAASGAAVCLMHKRGEPQTMQHTPEYADVVGEVTAYLARRRDAALNVGIARERIVLDPGFGFGKTLEHNAALFRALPDMIPQLECAMLVGVSRKTMLGQITGRPVDERMPASVAAAVVAAFAGAHIVRVHDVRETKDALSVWSALK
- the ftsH gene encoding ATP-dependent zinc metalloprotease FtsH — protein: MNNLGKNIAIWLIIGLVLMTVFQQITGKGEPAGQVPYSQFMQDVEQGRVSELVIEGDLLRGYVIRGKRGDGQQFTTVAPFDFRMVDTLIKHNVKFASKAAEEPNMLMSIFISWFPMILLIGVWIFFMRQMQGGGRGGAFSFGKSRAKMLDESNNVVTFADVAGCDEAKEEVTEIVDYLRDPSKYQSLGGRMPRGILMVGSPGTGKTLLAKAIAGEAKVPFFSISGSDFVEMFVGVGAARVRDMFENAKKNAPCIIFIDEIDAVGRQRGAGLGGGNDEREQTLNQMLVEMDGFEGNSGIIVIAATNRPDVLDPALLRPGRFDRQVVVPLPDIRGREQILGVHMRKVPISNDVDASVLARGTPGMSGADLANLVNEAALFAARRNKRLVDMDDFESAKDKIYMGPERRTMVMTEDERRATAYHESGHAVVAELLEGTDPVHKVTIMPRGRALGLTWQLPERDKFSLYKDQMLNEITILFGGRVAEDLFVHRISTGASNDFERATRMARDMVTRYGMSDKMGPMVYGENDGEVFLGRSVTTHKNVSEATMQQVDAEIRRIIDEQYALTEKLLEGHREKVEKMTAALMEWETIDRDQVRDIMEGRDPRPPKYPPPPKAPSGNDKPSGDAPTATTTPVIEG